CTGCTCCACCGCGTCAAGAAAAAGAACGACATCAATAAGGACAAGTGGATCGGCATCGGCGGAAAGTTCGAGGAGTGGGAATCCCCCGAAGACTGCATCAAGCGCGAAGCCCTGGAAGAAACCGGGCTTACCCTGGTGCGCCCCAAGTATCGCGGTATCGTAACCTTCATTAGCGATGGCATGGACCAGACGGAATTCATGCACCTTTTTACCGCCACCCAATGGACTGGCGAAATCAAGGAATGCGACGAAGGTAATCTGGAATGGGTTCCCAAGGCCGACGTGGCGAAACTCCCCCACTGGGACGGCGACCTGATATTCCTGGCCCTTCTAGAAAGAGGTGAACCCTTCTTCAGCTTAAAGCTGACCTACAAAGGCAGCACCCTGACCGAAGCCCTCCTAAACGAAGCCCCCGTAAAAGTCGAAGACTTTATTTAAAAAATCGTCGCGGAGCGACTACCACTTTGCCAGGGCAGCCCTCATTAAAATTCGTCGCGAAGCGACTACCACTTTGCCAGGGCAGCCCTCATTTAAAAATCGTCGCGGAGCGACTACCACTTTGCCAGGGCAGCCCTCATTTAAAATCGTCGCGGAGCGACTACCACTTTGCCAGGGCAGCCCTCATTTAAAAATCGTCGCGAAGCGACTACCACTTTGCCAGGGCGTTGGTGATGATCAGGTCTTGGAGTTTTTCGATGGCTCTTGTCTGACCGTGGCGGTCTTCGGTTTCGTTGGCCTGAACGTCGTAGGTTCCTTCGGCAGACAGAGACTTGTTTTCGTAGATGATTCGTTCCTTGACGTTGTCGTAGAACTTGACCCCGACGCGGATCGTTACGCGGTAAGATTCCACATCGCTGTTGCTGTTATAGTCCATGGGCTTGTTGGTATAAGACAGCAGGGTCACCTCGAAGTCGGCATTGGCCTCGGACTTGATAACGCGAACGCCACCGGCATTCTTCTTGAACATATCTACGACAGCGGTATAGATGTCGTTTGCCAGCACCGGATCCAGAGTCTTATCGTCAACTTCATGGATGTTCACCGTCTTGATATGACTGGGAAGCGTACTCGCAGTAAAGCTATAACACCCCGACAGAACCGTCAGGGTGCATAGCCACAAAAAAGCTAGAGCGACTTTCAGGCAATACTTCATCGCTCTTAAATTTAGTTAAAACAACCTACTTTACAGAGAATATCCTGTTTAGAGCGCCGTTTTTCACAATGTACAAGCCCTTGTTAAGGTTCATGGAATTCAGTCGAGTCTGAATTTCACCGGGGCGAGAATTGAGCTTACATACAAAAGCCCCTTTCAAGTTGTACACGCGGAACGAGGTTTCGCTAGACAGCATAAGACGGTTCTTGGCCAAGCCCACCTCGTCAGAAGTAACTTCGGTCAGCTTGACATTATCGATGAACACAGATCCTGTGGCAAGACCAGCATTAATGGAAATACGGCCATTTTCATCGGTAGGTTCGTTCATGGTGAACATGATTTCATAAGTCTTGGATGTTGTGCCAAGGTCGAAGGTGGCGGCTTCGCCCAGGTAGCTGGTCCACGGGTCCGTATCCTTTTCCAGGTTCACTTCGAGAGTTCTTGCGACGGAAGCATAGGCATCAAAGGTCAGCTTGTAGCTCTTGCCCTTTTCGTAATGCATGCCGTTCTGAATCACCTGTACGTCGTAGGCGTTGGCACCCACCTTGGTCACATTGATTTCGCCCTTGCCTTCGTTAAACTTGAAAGTACCGTCACCGCTATGAACGGTCAGAGACCAACCAGCCAACTTCAGGGAATCAGAGAAAGTACCGTTGAAAACGGTATCCCTATTGGTGGGAACCACGATCGGTTCAGCCACGCCATCCAGGGAGTATTGCTTCACGAAATTCCAGATGTCGGAAACATCGGCCTTGGACGGGCTATGACCACGGCCCTGAAGTTTCAGGTGCTTGATATAGACGCCATCATCGCAGGGGCCCCAACTGTAAAGGGTTGCCCGGTTTTCGCTATTGGGATAGTTTTCCGTGACTTCGGCCTGAGCCGGGCAGTTAAACTGGTCACGATAATTCTTCAGGAA
This genomic stretch from Fibrobacter sp. UWH6 harbors:
- a CDS encoding 8-oxo-dGTP diphosphatase, which codes for MINTTLCYIEQDDKYLLLHRVKKKNDINKDKWIGIGGKFEEWESPEDCIKREALEETGLTLVRPKYRGIVTFISDGMDQTEFMHLFTATQWTGEIKECDEGNLEWVPKADVAKLPHWDGDLIFLALLERGEPFFSLKLTYKGSTLTEALLNEAPVKVEDFI
- a CDS encoding LptE family protein, with translation MKYCLKVALAFLWLCTLTVLSGCYSFTASTLPSHIKTVNIHEVDDKTLDPVLANDIYTAVVDMFKKNAGGVRVIKSEANADFEVTLLSYTNKPMDYNSNSDVESYRVTIRVGVKFYDNVKERIIYENKSLSAEGTYDVQANETEDRHGQTRAIEKLQDLIITNALAKW
- a CDS encoding carbohydrate binding domain-containing protein codes for the protein MRILPLLMIAATVSFAQWGGGGKSLNDYKKVSVSGRNIHVYAPSNLAPKSPLLLSLHGMDQDPNYQQDMTHWETVADTAGFVVVYPRGGTGMSTWDIQGDKDTKWVTEIINQMVKDYDIDTKRVYLSGFSMGGMFTYHAMSKIADKIAAFAPCSGPNVYGASKAMRPVPIFHPHGTNDDVLQYSSLESFLKNYRDQFNCPAQAEVTENYPNSENRATLYSWGPCDDGVYIKHLKLQGRGHSPSKADVSDIWNFVKQYSLDGVAEPIVVPTNRDTVFNGTFSDSLKLAGWSLTVHSGDGTFKFNEGKGEINVTKVGANAYDVQVIQNGMHYEKGKSYKLTFDAYASVARTLEVNLEKDTDPWTSYLGEAATFDLGTTSKTYEIMFTMNEPTDENGRISINAGLATGSVFIDNVKLTEVTSDEVGLAKNRLMLSSETSFRVYNLKGAFVCKLNSRPGEIQTRLNSMNLNKGLYIVKNGALNRIFSVK